The segment CCAGAACATAGACTTCATCAACATTGAGATCATCCAAGGAACGACCATCCAAGAATTGCGAAATGTTGAGTTTTAACTTGCCTAACTGTTTGCGTAAACGACTTGCGAGTCCTTCGCGGTGGTAAACATGGGGATTTCTTGGCCAAGTTCGATACAGCCATAACCCACTACAAACAGCCATCACTAGAGGGAAAAGATAGCGTAATTGTACAGGTAAGAGGCGCACAAAATTGCTACCACCAAAGACAAAGAAGAAGTTGAAGATAAAGAAAGTACAGAGAGTAAAAAGGCGATGGCGAACAACTTCTGGTGTTACTAATTTATGGTTACGAAAACGATAAGCCTTATAGAGTTTTTCGATTTTACGGCCGACATAATACCCGACTAAACCAAAAACACCAATAGTCAGGGGAGTAGCAATGATTTTGGGAATGGCAATGGCGTGATCTAAAATGTAAAAACCAGGGTTAAATAAGGTCTGTAATTGGTTTTCTTGATGTGCCCAAGCAGCCGAGAGAAGATATTCCCAATTGCCCGCAAATAAGAAAGGATAGACAAAATAACCAACCGTTAGACCAACATAGGCATAATAGAGCCATTGATACTCGGGTTTGGTAATGGCTTCCCAATAGGAGCGTTCTGAGTCAATATCCATGCAGGGACTATAACAAGCGACACAGGCACTATGTTCTTTGCCTTCTGCATTGACAGTCCGACACATGGACTGAGTAATGGTTTGCCGTTCTCCCATGTGAGCGGTACTATTAAGCAGTCCTCTCGGCTGTCCGAATACTTGTTCAACGGGAGCCATCGGACAAATATATTGACACCAAGATTTGCCAGCATAGAAATAGTTAACTGCCATGGCAGAAGCAATGGTTGCTAAGAGAAAAACTCCCAAGGCAATCCGATTAGAATTGACGAATAAAATTCGACTGGTTATGCCAATATAAAACAGAACCATCTGAAGATATAAATGATTACGACCTAACCAAGAATCGGGGTCAACTTTGATTAATTCATACCGGGTTTTTCCAGTGGTAGCATCAACTCGTTTACGATGTCTTTGAAATCCTAATGCCCTCGGAAGTTGGGACATAAAAGATAAGGGACAAATGCGCCGCCAGGCTTCTAAGCCTAGTACCATCAACACAAAAACCCCAGTAGGGACGATAAATGCCCAAAATAAAATCGCCCCTACGGCATAGGGTGTTTCTTTGATGCAGTTCCCTTGAACTTTTACGCATTCTAGCGCGGTTATGTTGCTAATACTTAAGGGACTCCAGGTATTTTCGGGTAAGGTTAACCAATAGGAAATGGGGTCATAAAATAAGGAGGCAATAAGTACAAGCCAACCTACGGCTAATACCCATCGCACTCGGTGCATTTGTTTTTCTGGAATTTTGGCAAACATTGACTCTATTGGGTTTAAACAACAATGGTTAACAGTTAACTGGTAGTAGTTTCTAGACTACTAAGAGACACAGTTTTTTGAGGATTGAGAAACTTTCGGGAACTAATATTCAAACAAAATTCATACATCCTTGTCATTAGGAAAAAACGCATGAAGTCTTATGAATTTGGTTTGAGGGAATTTTTCTGGAGCTTGTTCAAGCTAGTTTTTACTTACTCTAATAGCTTAATTTATCTTAAAGGCTTTTAAAGTATATCTTAATACGGTTTACTAAATAAATATTTGATAAAAGATAATGCTTTCATTACATTTTTAATGCAATTTAATTTTTATTAAATTATTTATTTTATTTTAAATAAATATCAAAAAGTTAGCAAAGATACAGTTTTTAAAATTAGTCATTGTATAATTTAGGCTTGAAGTTGTTTGTATCTACACAATTGAGTTAAAGTTTTAATAATTCCTCGTAGCGTGTTTCCACTTGGGAAATTAACTCACCTAAACTGACATCGTTGTCCAGAGTTTCCCAAACTTGCAAGATATAATCATCAGAAATATTCTCAATATTGTCTAAAGTCCAATCTCTTGAAGGTAGTATCGTTAAATATTGTTCTAATAATTGAATTGTCTCTTGTAACCATTTTCCTTGATTTTTAGGTTGTAATTCCGTATAAACCCTTTTTGCTTTTTCTAACCCTTGTTGAATACGGGTTAATTTAGTTTTCTCCTGTTGAATCATCCATTGCTGCATCTCATCGGGATATTGGTTGAATTTTTCTCGAATATTCATAATATATTGCCTATTGCCTGTTCCCTTGATCTAAGGTAAATAATTAAACTCTAAAACTTCTTCAACCCATAAAAAGAAATCTTTATCATAAAGAGTTTGAGTTAGATTTGATTCAGAATAAATGGTCATAATATTAATGACAATACTCACATAAATTCATCCTACCTTCTTTTGAATTTGTTAGTGTTTCCTGTTGGCTTTATTTAAGTTTAATAAATTGGTTACGGGTTCAATTTTAAAACCAGGACTGACATAATCTTCAGGAAGATAGTTTTCCGGTATAGTATTATGATTTCCATCTCGCAAAGCTGAATATTGAGGAGATAAAATTTCAATCCCTGCTTCATTACATTTATCTTGAATATTTTGATGTAAATCGGAATAGGTTTCCATCATTTTACTAGATTCAAAAGTATAGCCATTAATTTCATAACTAATATGAAAATCATTGAGGGAAGTTTGCCAGACAAAGGGGGAGGGTTCTGACAAAATATGAGGGGTTGCTTTAGCTGCTTTAATTAAAGTTTCATGAACAGTACGCCAAGGAATATCATAACCTAGTGTAATGGTTGTATGGATAATTAAGGGACTGTGAGTATCTCTGGACAAAGCACTATAATTAACCACATTACTACTAATAACAACCGAATTAGGAATGGTAATCACAACATTTTTTACCGTTTGAATACGAGTTACCAGTAAGGTTTTTTCCAGAATTTTTCCGGTTGCATCAGCAATTTTCACTATGTCTCCTACTTGAAAAGCGCGAGTATAAATCAGAACAAAACCGGAAACTGTATTAGAAACAACCCCCGTTGAACCCAAGGTAAATAATAGGGCAAGAAACGCAGACACTCCGCGAAATGCAGGAGAATTAAACCCCGGAAGATAAGGAAAAGTAAAAACAGCAGCTAGGGCAATAATTATCCAGTTTAATAGTCTATAGGTAGGTTGTGCCCATTCAGGATAAAACCCTGGAAAATTGAGATTTTCGTTTTCAATTTCTGTGAAAATAAACTTCAGTAAACGCAGCGTATAATAGGTTAAATAAATAATAACACCAATAATAAATATATTCGGCAAATAACTTACTAAAGAATTGCCAACTAAATTAATAGCCGTCATTAAGTAGTCAAAAAGTAAATGTCCTATACGTCTTGTTTGAGGAAAAAAGCTGAGAACCAAGGGAATGAATAAATAGAGAATTAATAAAGTTAAGATAATGCGAACTAATCTGACAAATCCCTCACAAATTTTAGTTAAATTCTCAGAGGATAAAAGTTCTAAATTCTGGATTCTAATAGAAGGAATTATGTGATCGCGCCAATCATTTAATAAGGTATAAATATAAGGAAATATCTTATCAAAAATCTTCAAAGTAACGATCAACAAAATCGTTGTCACCACTGTTAAAACAATGCCTAGTATCCAATAAAAAGGTTGTCGTTCTAGATGATATCTTTGAATCGCTTCTTGGATTTTTTGTAAATATTGTTCAGCTAATATTTCCGTAGAAACATCAGCCAGTTTAGCATCTTCTGTGGTAACAGTTGCTAAAGTTTTATTTTTAAATAAGATAATAACAACATCGCCTTTATTATCTAAATCAAAATCTTGATCGTTAATTTCAACATCACGATTTTTAACAATCTTTTCTAACCTTTCTCGAATAAGTTCTGCTCTTTCTTCTGGGGCAAGTGACCCACTAGGACGCTGAACATAAAACAGGGTATTTCCATCAAAAATAACAGGAAATTTCGTAGCTGAAGCACTATCTTGAGCGATTAAATTATGACTAAAAGCCCCTAAAATACCCATCAAGGTTATTGTAGTTAGTAGCAAAGCTAAAAATTTCTGTAATTTTTGTTTCATTTTTACTTAATTTAAAAAAATTTACTCTTTCTGTTTTGTTACCTGTTTCTTGATTGTCACTACTTTTTTCTATTAACAAGGAAATTTTTTAGAATCTTTTAATGAAGATCAGCCTTCAAAAATAATTCAACAATCTAAAGATGTTATAAAAATATCCTATTAAACCCCACAAAGAACGTAAAAAGGATGTTAGGACTGAAAATATGGAGACTTTTAATTATCATCGATGCCTTTACTCACTCAAATCTTCCTATTCCCAGCCTATTTAGCGTTACATATTCCTGATGGCTTTTTAAGCCTCCCTGTAAGTCTATTTACCTGGATTATTACCGTAGTTTTACTATTTGTCGCCCTCAAGCGAGTACAAGCCGAATATCAAGAAAAAGCGGTTCCCCTAATGGGCGTTTGCGCTGCCTTTATTTTTGCTGCCCAGATGATTAATTTTCCCATTCCTGGGGGGACATCTGGTCACTTGGTAGGAGGAACCCTCGCAGCTATTCTCCTCGGTCCGTGGGCAGGAACCTTAGTCGTAGCCGTCGTTTTTATCGTCCAAGCGGTTTTATTCCAAGATGGCGGTTTAACTGTTTTGGGGGCTAATATCCTGAATATGGGGCTATTAGGGACGTTTGGAGGCTATTATCTCTATAAAGTGATTCGTGTTACCCTCGATCGCAATCGTTGGCCTGCCATGGCCGCCGCTACCGCTATTGCTGCTTGGGTTAGTGTGATGGCTGCTGCCATCATGACAGGATTTCAACTTGCCCTATCGGGAACGGTTTCCTTAGCGTTAGGGTTGGGGGCGTTGATTTTTTGGCATTTCTTCATTGGTATTGGAGAAGCCATCATTACCGTTATTACCGTGAGTTTTATCTGGCGATCGCGTCCTGATCTTTTATACAATCCCCCTCGACTGTATCGTATGGAACTTACAGGCGATCAAGACCCGTTTTAACAATTTTTAGCAATTATTATGACGCATAATAGATCAAATAACCGAAACCGTGTATTTTTTGCCTTGGGATTAAGTATTGCTTTAGTGATTGCTATCTTTCTCTCTCCTTTTGCCAGTTCTGACCCCGATGGGTTAGATCGCGTCTCCCAAGACTTAGAATTTGAACACAAAGCTACTTCAGAGGTTCCTGCCCAAAAACTACCCTTTTATGCTGTTTTTGAGGAATATGCTTTAAGAGGAGTCCCCGAAACAGTGGCAACTCCCTTAGCCGGTTTAGTAGGAACAATAGTAGCATTTGGCCTAGCTTGGGGAACAGGGAAAGTATTAGGAAAAGTTTCCTCGAAAAGAGGAGGAGAGGGGTAGAGTGGGAAATTTGTAATCATTAACTATTAACTATTAACTAAATAGATGATTTTGCATCTTCAAGCCTTATTAAACACTCCAAAAAATGAACTTATTACCCCTTGGCATTGCCTAGCTTCTAGAACTCGTTTACTTTGCATTTTAATAGCTGTTTTTGCTATTGCTTTAACTCCTAATGGAAGATGGCAAACGTGGTTATTTTACGCTTTTGTTCTTTTACTAATTATTCTCTTAAGTCGCGTTTCTTTGAGTCAATTACTATCACGGGTAGCCGTTGAATTTCTTTTTGTGGGAGTGGTTTTATTAGGGACTTTATTTCGTCCCGAAGGACAAGTCATTTGGTCTTGGGGTATTCTTCAAATTACCACAACAGGAGTGATGGTATTAGGAAGTGTTACCCTCAAGGTTATTTTATCTTTACTTGCTCTCAATTTACTGATTTTAACGACTCCAATTCCTGAAATTTTTCAAGGATTACTATCTTTAGGAATCCCTCCATTATTAGTTGCTATTATGGCATCAATGTACCGTTATATTGATGTTTTAATTCGAGAATTTACTACTATGAAACGGGCAGCAATGTCGCGTAATTTAATGATTAGTCGAGGCACAACTCGACTCATTATCGGTCATGCCATTGGTTCTTTATTTATTCGTACCTATGAACGAGGAGAACGAATTTATCAAGCGATGTTAGCTAGAGGTTATGGAGGCCTTCCTAATCCTGCTAGTTTTACCAAGTACAAAAAATGGGATATTTTTGCTTTGATTTTCACAGGAATTATAATCGTAATAGGACAACTCCTTTATTTATAGTTAACTGGGTAAAGACCGACGCATAACCATTTTACCATGACTGGTTAGTTTAAATTCAACACCACGCCAAACAACGGTTCTTTGCGTAAAAGATAACCCCCAAAAGACTAAGCCAATTAAATCCCGAAAAGGTAATAAATAGAGACTTTTAATGGTTTCAAAATCTTTCATTTCCCAAGCAGTCATCGCTGCGGTAATTAAACGAATAATAATAGCTGATACCAAAACAGATAGCCCAATTATATCACCCCGAATTAAGGCAAACAATAGCGCAAAGGGAATGGCACGAATCAGGATAGTAGCGATAAAAGGAGTCGGTTTAGCTAAGTAAGTATTCTGATCCCAATAGACTTGATGTGTCCACCAATTTTG is part of the Rippkaea orientalis PCC 8801 genome and harbors:
- a CDS encoding EF-hand domain-containing protein; its protein translation is MFAKIPEKQMHRVRWVLAVGWLVLIASLFYDPISYWLTLPENTWSPLSISNITALECVKVQGNCIKETPYAVGAILFWAFIVPTGVFVLMVLGLEAWRRICPLSFMSQLPRALGFQRHRKRVDATTGKTRYELIKVDPDSWLGRNHLYLQMVLFYIGITSRILFVNSNRIALGVFLLATIASAMAVNYFYAGKSWCQYICPMAPVEQVFGQPRGLLNSTAHMGERQTITQSMCRTVNAEGKEHSACVACYSPCMDIDSERSYWEAITKPEYQWLYYAYVGLTVGYFVYPFLFAGNWEYLLSAAWAHQENQLQTLFNPGFYILDHAIAIPKIIATPLTIGVFGLVGYYVGRKIEKLYKAYRFRNHKLVTPEVVRHRLFTLCTFFIFNFFFVFGGSNFVRLLPVQLRYLFPLVMAVCSGLWLYRTWPRNPHVYHREGLASRLRKQLGKLKLNISQFLDGRSLDDLNVDEVYVLAKILPGFDKEKQLQAYKAILKDALNEGYVDAAESLEFFRHMRVELNLTDEEHGLIVTELEVENPSVLDIVNRKNHEDWLRQESYRQALLDTIVESSKDHPHQAMVLDLFDVMTGQKSFDYFNEVLKKLSADELKAVQAIREEYSITPEEEQEILIHSNPNQLWQTMAYTLSAIEHLDAIAQGKQGVSCNIGAIDQKQMAFYEQTFKKFDKDGNNALSVAELHALLRAVGRSYSSERLREIVDLITGRPNSNSLTFVEFTNLIHRDLTDTPEEAMLQRFRFFDTDGSGNISLEELRLCLRDIDTGLSDSEIEEMLKLADTSGDQELSYEEFCQIFEQFKTVSHRS
- a CDS encoding mechanosensitive ion channel family protein, giving the protein MKQKLQKFLALLLTTITLMGILGAFSHNLIAQDSASATKFPVIFDGNTLFYVQRPSGSLAPEERAELIRERLEKIVKNRDVEINDQDFDLDNKGDVVIILFKNKTLATVTTEDAKLADVSTEILAEQYLQKIQEAIQRYHLERQPFYWILGIVLTVVTTILLIVTLKIFDKIFPYIYTLLNDWRDHIIPSIRIQNLELLSSENLTKICEGFVRLVRIILTLLILYLFIPLVLSFFPQTRRIGHLLFDYLMTAINLVGNSLVSYLPNIFIIGVIIYLTYYTLRLLKFIFTEIENENLNFPGFYPEWAQPTYRLLNWIIIALAAVFTFPYLPGFNSPAFRGVSAFLALLFTLGSTGVVSNTVSGFVLIYTRAFQVGDIVKIADATGKILEKTLLVTRIQTVKNVVITIPNSVVISSNVVNYSALSRDTHSPLIIHTTITLGYDIPWRTVHETLIKAAKATPHILSEPSPFVWQTSLNDFHISYEINGYTFESSKMMETYSDLHQNIQDKCNEAGIEILSPQYSALRDGNHNTIPENYLPEDYVSPGFKIEPVTNLLNLNKANRKH
- a CDS encoding energy-coupling factor ABC transporter permease, yielding MPLLTQIFLFPAYLALHIPDGFLSLPVSLFTWIITVVLLFVALKRVQAEYQEKAVPLMGVCAAFIFAAQMINFPIPGGTSGHLVGGTLAAILLGPWAGTLVVAVVFIVQAVLFQDGGLTVLGANILNMGLLGTFGGYYLYKVIRVTLDRNRWPAMAAATAIAAWVSVMAAAIMTGFQLALSGTVSLALGLGALIFWHFFIGIGEAIITVITVSFIWRSRPDLLYNPPRLYRMELTGDQDPF
- a CDS encoding PDGLE domain-containing protein, which produces MTHNRSNNRNRVFFALGLSIALVIAIFLSPFASSDPDGLDRVSQDLEFEHKATSEVPAQKLPFYAVFEEYALRGVPETVATPLAGLVGTIVAFGLAWGTGKVLGKVSSKRGGEG
- the cbiQ gene encoding cobalt ECF transporter T component CbiQ is translated as MILHLQALLNTPKNELITPWHCLASRTRLLCILIAVFAIALTPNGRWQTWLFYAFVLLLIILLSRVSLSQLLSRVAVEFLFVGVVLLGTLFRPEGQVIWSWGILQITTTGVMVLGSVTLKVILSLLALNLLILTTPIPEIFQGLLSLGIPPLLVAIMASMYRYIDVLIREFTTMKRAAMSRNLMISRGTTRLIIGHAIGSLFIRTYERGERIYQAMLARGYGGLPNPASFTKYKKWDIFALIFTGIIIVIGQLLYL